The following coding sequences lie in one beta proteobacterium CB genomic window:
- a CDS encoding Methyltransferase small: protein MNQSSSIHWEEGGQTRSAVWRSENGIAPHKKVVTADDTLTADDAYRLACEGTAILWRGDFQNARQLLQALVRRIDKPSKKSKRASKRVDSSSNASQAPSSVDLFNKHRLIQSQRARVLGMLLIECNADHSIHLRRAPDVAIACLEAYGVTSEPYVISLRELLGVISAHEWRKNGVPVLADEEGEPIFIYPHYGVFSPIRGEYLELVCSAPLPKALEAESLAFDIGAGTGVLSVILAMRGINNVIATDLDDRALACAKENIALLNLDSQVEIVKANLFPAGKAALIVCNPPWVPARPSSTLEHAVYDPDSQMLTGFLDGLKNHLLPEGEGWLILSDLAEHLGLRSRQELLGWIDRADLKVISRIDTKPKHSKPFDQSDLLYFARSAETTSLWRLEVK from the coding sequence ATGAATCAGAGTAGCTCCATTCATTGGGAAGAGGGTGGTCAGACTCGCTCAGCGGTTTGGCGCTCTGAAAATGGTATAGCACCCCATAAGAAAGTAGTGACTGCCGATGACACGTTAACGGCTGATGATGCCTATCGTTTGGCGTGTGAAGGAACGGCAATTCTTTGGAGAGGAGACTTCCAGAATGCCCGTCAGTTGCTGCAGGCTTTGGTACGGCGGATTGATAAACCCTCCAAGAAATCTAAGCGAGCTAGCAAAAGGGTGGATTCATCTTCCAATGCTTCTCAAGCGCCATCATCGGTTGATTTATTTAATAAGCATCGCTTGATTCAGTCACAGCGGGCGCGAGTATTGGGTATGTTGTTGATTGAGTGCAATGCTGATCACTCTATCCATTTGCGAAGAGCTCCTGATGTAGCAATAGCTTGCCTTGAGGCCTATGGTGTAACTAGTGAGCCCTATGTGATTTCCTTGCGCGAGCTCTTAGGGGTAATCAGCGCGCATGAATGGCGTAAAAATGGTGTGCCGGTTCTTGCTGATGAGGAAGGCGAACCTATTTTTATCTATCCCCATTATGGAGTTTTCTCGCCGATACGCGGTGAGTATCTCGAGTTAGTTTGTAGCGCTCCTCTGCCCAAAGCCTTGGAGGCTGAGTCATTGGCCTTCGATATTGGCGCTGGTACTGGTGTCCTGTCAGTGATCCTGGCTATGCGTGGCATCAACAATGTTATCGCTACCGATCTAGATGACAGGGCGCTTGCATGTGCCAAAGAAAATATTGCGCTTTTGAATTTAGACTCTCAAGTAGAGATTGTGAAAGCCAATTTATTTCCAGCAGGAAAGGCTGCGTTGATTGTGTGTAATCCACCTTGGGTGCCTGCAAGACCGAGCTCCACGCTTGAGCATGCAGTGTATGACCCCGATAGTCAAATGCTCACAGGATTTTTAGATGGACTGAAAAACCATTTGCTACCTGAAGGAGAGGGCTGGTTAATTTTGTCTGACTTAGCTGAGCATCTTGGCTTAAGATCCAGACAAGAATTGCTAGGGTGGATTGATAGAGCGGACCTCAAGGTGATTAGCCGTATCGACACGAAGCCAAAACACAGCAAACCTTTTGATCAGTCTGATTTGCTGTACTTTGCAAGATCTGCTGAAACAACTTCTTTGTGGCGTCTGGAAGTTAAGTAA
- a CDS encoding Carboxymuconolactone decarboxylase: protein MSERLIPYQPMDLAEPAELVAAIRQRRGGQFINLDRMLLHSTPIAEGWNHFVGEIRNNLSLDPKLRELAMCGVAVLNGAEYEFFHHAPPFIKAGGTEEQVKALRLIGQPSFPTDLFSAVENDAAELTFQMTRNIQVDSALMKRLQVALGNTDTVELVTVVAAYNMVSRFLIALDVNPEEHPPE, encoded by the coding sequence ATGTCTGAACGTTTAATTCCTTACCAACCGATGGATTTAGCTGAGCCAGCTGAGTTAGTGGCTGCCATTCGCCAACGTCGAGGTGGCCAGTTCATCAATTTAGATCGTATGCTGCTGCATAGCACCCCGATTGCTGAGGGTTGGAATCATTTCGTTGGTGAGATACGCAATAACCTCTCCTTGGATCCAAAGCTTCGCGAACTCGCAATGTGTGGGGTAGCCGTTCTCAATGGTGCGGAGTATGAGTTTTTTCATCATGCTCCTCCATTTATTAAAGCGGGAGGTACCGAAGAGCAGGTAAAGGCGTTGCGTTTAATTGGCCAACCGAGTTTCCCAACCGATCTATTCTCCGCAGTTGAAAACGATGCGGCAGAGTTGACGTTTCAGATGACCCGCAACATCCAGGTTGATAGCGCTCTGATGAAGCGTTTGCAGGTTGCTCTTGGCAATACCGACACTGTTGAGCTTGTCACTGTAGTGGCAGCCTACAACATGGTTTCTCGATTTTTGATTGCCTTGGATGTGAATCCTGAGGAGCATCCTCCTGAGTAA
- a CDS encoding Rhodanese domain protein — MKPILNIAAYLFVSLDNLVELRAKILDECNARNLKGTILLTGEGINMFLAGNDSELRGFLDWLRLDHRFKSLESKDSWSESQPFKKMLVKIKNEIIRMNHPTIRPEEGRANFIAPKKLQEWLDRGTDDLGRPVVMVDTRNAFEVEYGTFENALHFNIEKFTEFPEAISAKKDELADKTLVSFCTGGIRCEKSGLYMREIGMEHSYQLEGGILKYFEEVGSAHYTGTCFVFDEREALEPNLDSIPVERSIRKKLKA; from the coding sequence ATGAAACCGATTCTGAACATAGCCGCCTACTTATTTGTCAGCCTAGACAATTTGGTTGAGTTGCGCGCCAAAATTCTCGATGAGTGCAATGCTCGGAACCTGAAGGGAACGATCCTATTAACTGGTGAAGGCATCAATATGTTCTTGGCTGGCAATGATTCTGAGCTACGTGGCTTTTTAGATTGGCTTCGACTAGACCATCGCTTCAAATCATTGGAGTCAAAAGATAGCTGGTCTGAATCACAGCCATTTAAAAAAATGTTGGTCAAAATTAAGAATGAAATTATTCGGATGAATCACCCAACCATTCGCCCGGAAGAAGGTCGCGCAAATTTCATTGCGCCAAAAAAATTACAAGAGTGGCTTGATCGTGGCACAGATGACTTGGGGCGTCCTGTCGTCATGGTGGATACGCGCAATGCATTCGAAGTTGAGTATGGAACTTTTGAGAACGCACTACATTTCAATATCGAAAAATTTACAGAATTCCCCGAGGCAATTTCGGCTAAAAAAGATGAGTTGGCCGATAAGACTCTAGTGAGCTTTTGCACCGGCGGAATTCGCTGCGAAAAATCAGGTCTCTATATGCGCGAGATTGGCATGGAGCACAGCTATCAACTGGAAGGCGGCATTCTCAAGTACTTTGAGGAGGTTGGATCAGCCCATTACACGGGCACCTGCTTTGTGTTTGATGAGCGAGAAGCTCTGGAGCCCAATCTGGATTCCATTCCAGTAGAGCGCTCCATTCGGAAAAAACTCAAGGCCTAA
- a CDS encoding Antibiotic biosynthesis monooxygenase — MILEHCDIEIDPSKSAEFEEAILRGVNTVIAKAKGFQGFKVNRTIENPARYLLLIYWDSLENHTVDFRGSEAFADWRAIVGPFFTKPPFVEHMTLVGKSQ, encoded by the coding sequence ATGATTTTGGAGCACTGCGATATTGAAATTGATCCCAGCAAGTCTGCCGAGTTTGAAGAGGCTATTTTGCGCGGTGTAAATACTGTAATTGCCAAGGCCAAAGGTTTTCAAGGATTTAAGGTTAATCGCACCATTGAGAATCCGGCGCGTTACCTATTATTGATTTACTGGGATTCCCTGGAAAATCATACGGTAGATTTTCGTGGCTCAGAAGCATTTGCTGATTGGCGAGCCATTGTTGGCCCATTCTTCACAAAACCACCTTTTGTTGAGCATATGACCTTGGTGGGTAAGTCACAGTAA
- a CDS encoding D-isomer specific 2-hydroxyacid dehydrogenase, NAD-binding protein, whose translation MANLPNVVILGDYERALRRFSNWTNVDQRCHITIHHEPLHDEALYEAVKDADVIVLVRDRTPFNEDLIARLPKLKLFIFTGKRNGTLDASALISRNIPIACTQGGPSKETTTELTWALILGASKRLLTQNHLVRSASWRDELSVLPMLSGERLGIIGLGSIGSSVARVGKAFGMELVTWSPNMTAERAAAQDAKSVSLEELLKTSKVVSLHLVAGPNTKGLIGTEELAMMRPDALLVNTSRSVLINTQALRDALAAGRPGQAAIDVFDTEPLPANDALRNTPNLLTTPHLGFVAEPVFAMFSKGIVDTLEAWIDQKPVPHPFEP comes from the coding sequence ATGGCTAATTTACCTAACGTTGTCATTCTTGGTGACTATGAGCGCGCCCTACGTCGCTTTTCCAATTGGACTAATGTGGATCAGCGCTGCCACATTACGATTCACCATGAGCCTCTGCATGATGAAGCCCTATACGAGGCAGTTAAAGACGCGGATGTGATTGTGCTTGTGAGAGATCGCACCCCTTTTAACGAAGATTTGATTGCGCGCCTCCCAAAGCTGAAGCTATTTATATTCACTGGCAAGCGCAACGGCACCCTAGATGCGTCAGCTCTGATATCACGCAATATTCCGATTGCCTGCACTCAAGGCGGCCCCTCTAAAGAAACGACTACCGAGCTAACTTGGGCATTAATTTTAGGGGCCTCAAAACGATTACTCACCCAAAATCATCTGGTGCGCTCTGCTAGCTGGCGGGATGAACTTTCGGTTCTACCAATGCTGTCTGGCGAACGCCTTGGAATTATTGGCTTAGGCTCAATCGGTAGTTCTGTTGCCCGCGTAGGTAAGGCCTTTGGAATGGAGCTTGTCACTTGGAGCCCCAACATGACCGCCGAACGTGCTGCCGCCCAAGATGCTAAGTCAGTCAGCCTAGAAGAGCTTCTAAAAACATCCAAAGTTGTCAGCCTACATCTAGTGGCTGGACCCAACACCAAAGGACTAATCGGAACAGAAGAGTTGGCAATGATGCGGCCCGATGCTCTCTTAGTGAATACTTCTCGCTCTGTACTCATTAATACGCAGGCTCTGCGAGATGCACTCGCCGCCGGTAGGCCAGGTCAAGCAGCGATTGATGTCTTCGATACTGAGCCGCTCCCAGCAAATGATGCCCTAAGAAACACGCCTAACTTACTTACCACACCGCATCTGGGATTTGTGGCTGAACCTGTTTTTGCAATGTTCTCTAAAGGCATCGTCGATACCTTAGAGGCATGGATTGATCAAAAGCCAGTCCCCCATCCATTCGAGCCTTAA
- a CDS encoding chromate transporter produces the protein MSGFGGVLPWARRTLVERDKVLSSEEFSAILGICQIVPGPNIVNLAVCIGSRFAGAKGALAAVLGLTLGPICIVMLLAVLYTHYSYLDSVQGILRGISAVGVGLIASTGIKMLRDEFRFPAMLVVVAVTVIAASYYQLGLGWVVLIASPLAWILAQKKARKL, from the coding sequence ATGTCTGGTTTTGGCGGGGTTTTGCCTTGGGCTCGTCGCACCTTAGTTGAGCGGGATAAAGTATTGAGCTCGGAAGAATTCAGTGCCATTTTAGGTATCTGCCAAATTGTTCCCGGCCCTAATATTGTCAATCTTGCAGTTTGTATTGGCTCTCGCTTCGCTGGCGCTAAGGGTGCATTAGCAGCTGTTCTTGGCTTAACGCTAGGGCCCATCTGCATTGTGATGCTGCTGGCCGTTCTTTATACACATTACAGCTACCTAGATTCCGTCCAGGGAATACTGCGGGGTATTTCTGCAGTTGGTGTTGGTTTAATCGCCTCCACCGGAATCAAAATGTTGCGCGATGAGTTTCGATTTCCAGCGATGCTGGTGGTGGTAGCTGTCACAGTCATTGCCGCTAGCTATTACCAGCTCGGTCTTGGTTGGGTAGTATTGATTGCGTCACCACTCGCTTGGATTTTGGCGCAAAAGAAAGCTCGCAAACTATGA
- a CDS encoding Chromate transporter: protein MSILLSLFLKLSAFSLIAFGGVNALLPSLLNLSVHQEHWIDLQTFADYFAIAQAAPGPNFMTVTLIGWHVYGALGALIATIAIAWPSSILVYHLQRLILGMQDAHKKKSIQYAAAALAIGLVLSSAWQIALQINHSYAAYALTLLTIGVTVFTRWHPLYLIALGAILGILGVI, encoded by the coding sequence ATGAGCATTTTGCTGAGCCTCTTTCTAAAACTTTCAGCTTTCTCACTGATTGCCTTTGGCGGAGTAAATGCCCTGCTTCCAAGTCTGCTCAATTTATCCGTTCATCAAGAGCATTGGATTGACCTACAAACTTTTGCTGATTATTTTGCTATCGCTCAAGCCGCGCCAGGACCCAATTTCATGACGGTTACTCTGATCGGCTGGCATGTCTATGGCGCTTTAGGCGCTTTGATTGCAACCATTGCGATTGCTTGGCCATCATCCATTTTGGTTTATCACTTGCAGCGCCTCATATTAGGGATGCAAGATGCACATAAAAAGAAATCAATTCAGTATGCGGCTGCAGCGCTTGCTATCGGTCTCGTTCTATCTTCGGCGTGGCAGATTGCACTACAAATTAATCATAGCTACGCAGCCTATGCACTGACCTTGTTGACGATCGGGGTCACTGTCTTTACTCGCTGGCATCCTTTGTATTTAATTGCACTAGGAGCAATACTAGGAATTTTAGGAGTCATATGA
- the crcB gene encoding CrcB protein, translating into MWPSIFAIFCGAGLGALLRAGFNVATVSLAATLPLGTFISNMVGGYLIGIALAFFGNNPGLSPEWKLFIITGFLGGLTTFSSFSAEVVGFMQRGEMTWALGTALLNLIGSLALTFLGILTYQALK; encoded by the coding sequence ATGTGGCCATCAATTTTTGCAATCTTCTGCGGCGCTGGTCTCGGAGCTTTGCTGAGAGCGGGATTTAATGTTGCAACAGTCAGCCTTGCAGCGACGCTTCCTTTGGGAACCTTTATTTCCAATATGGTTGGCGGCTATTTGATTGGAATTGCCCTAGCCTTCTTTGGTAACAACCCAGGCCTTTCCCCTGAATGGAAGTTATTCATCATCACCGGTTTCTTGGGCGGCCTGACAACCTTCTCTAGCTTTTCAGCAGAAGTAGTCGGCTTTATGCAGCGTGGTGAGATGACTTGGGCGCTGGGTACTGCGTTATTAAATTTGATAGGCTCACTCGCCTTAACCTTTTTAGGCATCCTGACTTATCAAGCGCTGAAGTAA
- a CDS encoding extradiol ring-cleavage dioxygenase III subunit B has product MTSHRQPAVFTGHGSPMYAIEPNRFTAAWANLGKSLKRPDAILVISAHWVTRGVWVTAMPKPKTIHDFGGFPQALFDIQYPAPGSPALAHRIAELLDVPVVLEENEWGIDHGAWSVLKYLYPDADIPVVQLSLDGSMSASEHYELAKKLRPLRDENILILASGNVVHNLRTIHWEEGATPYPWAKEFNDFFVSEMKANHHETLIHWEQFGDSAHLSIPTPEHYWPALYVLALQEQGEEPTVLVDGLEMGSISMLTFLIQ; this is encoded by the coding sequence ATGACTAGCCATCGCCAACCTGCAGTATTTACTGGCCATGGTAGTCCGATGTACGCCATTGAGCCCAATCGCTTTACAGCGGCTTGGGCTAATCTTGGCAAATCACTCAAACGTCCAGATGCCATCCTAGTCATCTCGGCCCATTGGGTAACCCGGGGAGTTTGGGTTACTGCAATGCCCAAACCAAAAACCATTCATGACTTTGGTGGATTTCCGCAAGCCTTGTTCGATATTCAATATCCAGCGCCCGGAAGTCCTGCGTTGGCTCATCGCATCGCAGAATTGTTAGATGTTCCTGTGGTCCTAGAGGAGAATGAATGGGGCATTGATCATGGTGCCTGGTCTGTTCTTAAATACCTCTATCCAGATGCCGATATTCCTGTAGTTCAGTTAAGCCTAGATGGCTCAATGTCTGCGAGTGAGCACTACGAACTCGCTAAGAAATTACGGCCTTTACGAGATGAGAACATTTTGATTTTAGCTAGCGGCAATGTGGTGCACAACTTACGTACCATTCATTGGGAGGAGGGGGCGACACCTTACCCATGGGCTAAAGAGTTCAATGATTTTTTTGTTTCAGAGATGAAAGCAAATCACCATGAGACATTGATTCATTGGGAGCAGTTTGGGGATTCCGCCCATTTGTCTATTCCGACCCCTGAACATTATTGGCCAGCTTTATATGTGCTTGCCCTGCAAGAGCAAGGTGAGGAGCCTACAGTATTGGTTGATGGATTAGAAATGGGTTCAATCAGTATGCTTACTTTTTTAATTCAATAA
- a CDS encoding Peptidase M50: MITDYSIQAIAINAIPLIFAITIHEAAHGYAARQFGDNTAYMLGRVSLNPIKHIDPVGTILIPLLLILSGSPFLVGYAKPVPVNFGRLRNPRIDSIWVALAGPGSNFIQALIWLILLIGFVGLGVNEKFFISMSQAGITWNLGLLVFNLFPLPPLDGGRILAGILPARQSIALGKLEPWGFFIVLGLVFTGIIGNLWMTPLMAFFEWLILLLTSPLRMLF; encoded by the coding sequence ATGATTACTGACTATTCTATCCAAGCCATCGCCATTAATGCGATTCCTTTGATTTTTGCCATCACCATCCACGAAGCAGCCCATGGTTATGCGGCTCGCCAATTTGGTGACAATACTGCCTATATGCTGGGCAGGGTCAGCCTCAACCCCATTAAACACATAGATCCGGTGGGGACCATCCTAATCCCTTTACTGTTGATTTTGTCCGGATCCCCCTTTTTGGTGGGCTACGCCAAGCCAGTACCCGTGAATTTCGGGCGCCTGCGCAATCCCCGTATTGACTCCATTTGGGTAGCCTTAGCTGGTCCTGGATCGAATTTCATCCAAGCATTGATTTGGCTAATACTGCTGATTGGATTTGTTGGGCTTGGGGTAAACGAAAAGTTCTTCATCTCCATGTCCCAGGCTGGAATTACTTGGAATTTAGGTTTGTTAGTTTTTAATCTATTTCCATTGCCGCCACTCGACGGTGGACGAATTCTTGCGGGGATCTTGCCTGCGCGCCAATCTATTGCCCTAGGCAAACTAGAGCCCTGGGGTTTCTTTATCGTTCTCGGATTGGTTTTCACCGGCATTATTGGCAATCTTTGGATGACCCCCCTGATGGCCTTTTTCGAATGGCTGATTCTTCTGCTGACCAGCCCCTTGAGAATGCTTTTCTAA
- a CDS encoding Cytochrome c prime, whose translation MKVKHLVLATLAPSLLLSGIAYAQFKKPEDAIKYRQSAFTVMANSFGKIGAVVKGEAPFNKDEVAKNAAVVATISTLPWQAFGPGTEGGNALPAVWSDNAKFKSAGEKMQLAVANLNTAAQSGDQEAIKKAFGAAGATCKGCHDDFKKK comes from the coding sequence ATGAAAGTCAAACACCTTGTTTTAGCGACCCTCGCACCAAGCTTGCTGCTGAGTGGCATTGCATACGCTCAGTTTAAGAAGCCAGAAGATGCGATTAAATATCGTCAGAGCGCATTTACCGTAATGGCCAATTCTTTTGGAAAAATTGGTGCAGTAGTAAAAGGTGAGGCGCCATTTAATAAAGATGAGGTCGCTAAGAATGCAGCGGTTGTTGCAACAATTTCAACACTGCCTTGGCAAGCTTTTGGTCCAGGCACTGAGGGTGGCAACGCGCTACCGGCTGTATGGTCTGATAACGCCAAGTTCAAATCCGCTGGAGAGAAAATGCAATTGGCAGTAGCGAACCTCAATACCGCCGCACAGTCAGGCGATCAAGAAGCAATTAAAAAAGCTTTTGGTGCTGCTGGCGCAACCTGCAAAGGTTGTCATGATGACTTTAAGAAAAAGTAA
- a CDS encoding Cytochrome B561 → MMKKIIRVWDLPIRLFHWLLVVCIVTSFITVKIGGNAMELHARAGYCVLTLILFRICWGLIGSHHARFIHFVPSPKGLFNYLSGKTKAGLGHNPLGALSVLALLFSIGLQAVTGLFANDDIAFEGPFTKYVSSEAVELLTSIHRQNEKILIVLIVVHLCAIFYYQKFKGEDLIKPMLLGDKEIDPSEEAKYLPSDLGQASRDGGLQRGLALLLLSLIAVILGYFITR, encoded by the coding sequence ATGATGAAAAAAATCATTCGCGTTTGGGATTTACCGATTCGACTGTTTCATTGGTTGTTGGTCGTTTGCATTGTCACTAGCTTCATTACCGTCAAGATTGGTGGCAATGCCATGGAGCTCCATGCGCGGGCCGGTTACTGCGTTCTGACCTTGATTCTTTTTCGCATCTGCTGGGGCTTAATTGGCTCGCATCATGCCCGCTTTATTCATTTTGTACCAAGCCCTAAAGGCTTATTCAATTACCTCTCTGGAAAAACCAAAGCGGGACTAGGTCACAATCCCTTGGGTGCATTGTCTGTTTTGGCGCTCCTCTTTTCGATTGGTCTTCAAGCAGTTACAGGCCTTTTTGCAAATGATGACATCGCATTTGAGGGGCCATTCACAAAATATGTTTCGAGTGAAGCGGTTGAGCTACTGACTTCAATTCATCGCCAGAATGAAAAGATTTTGATTGTGTTGATTGTTGTTCACCTCTGTGCAATTTTCTATTACCAAAAATTTAAAGGTGAAGATTTAATTAAGCCGATGCTATTGGGTGATAAAGAAATTGACCCAAGCGAAGAGGCAAAATATTTGCCATCTGACTTGGGTCAAGCCTCCCGGGATGGAGGTTTGCAACGTGGCTTAGCTTTATTGCTACTGAGCCTGATTGCCGTAATACTGGGCTACTTTATTACGCGCTGA
- a CDS encoding 3-hydroxyacyl-CoA dehydrogenase, whose amino-acid sequence MLFTPSETKVVIVGGGTMGADVAAVCARGGCAVQVLEPTTERRALLPDYFANTMIDLGYEHRLHLLSTAGSLEEIDWSEIDLVIECVPERLDIKQELFAKLEQYAKPEAVLASNSTSFPISDIAKGLKTAARMIGLHFFMPAHLVPCVEVVYGQKTSPMVGESLSRLMTACGMVPVTVKKDLPGFLANRLQHALSREAFAMVDAGIASLEDIDKAVRFGFGFRYIAAGPAMQRDHAGLDVHGAGGATIYPTLNNSPDIAKCLSDRIASGKLGMKTGEGFYSWTAETMKAERERYQEALREGLKIIQKDLPEIK is encoded by the coding sequence ATGTTGTTTACCCCATCTGAAACTAAAGTTGTCATCGTTGGCGGCGGCACTATGGGTGCTGATGTGGCAGCTGTATGTGCACGCGGGGGGTGCGCAGTTCAGGTGCTTGAGCCGACTACGGAGCGTCGCGCATTGTTGCCAGATTATTTTGCCAACACCATGATTGATCTAGGTTACGAGCATCGCTTGCATTTGCTATCTACCGCTGGCTCCTTAGAAGAAATAGATTGGTCAGAGATTGATTTGGTGATTGAGTGTGTACCCGAGCGTCTGGATATCAAACAAGAGTTATTTGCCAAGTTGGAGCAATACGCAAAACCAGAAGCCGTCTTAGCAAGTAACAGCACCAGCTTTCCAATCAGTGATATTGCAAAAGGTTTGAAAACCGCAGCGCGGATGATTGGTTTGCATTTCTTCATGCCCGCACATTTAGTGCCTTGTGTGGAGGTGGTTTATGGCCAAAAGACTTCGCCCATGGTTGGCGAAAGCCTATCTCGTTTGATGACAGCTTGTGGCATGGTACCCGTCACCGTGAAAAAAGATTTACCAGGTTTTCTGGCGAACCGTCTGCAGCATGCCTTGTCGCGCGAAGCCTTTGCTATGGTTGATGCTGGGATTGCTAGCTTGGAAGATATTGATAAGGCAGTCCGCTTTGGCTTTGGTTTTCGCTATATCGCTGCGGGACCCGCAATGCAGAGAGACCATGCTGGTTTAGATGTGCACGGTGCTGGTGGTGCGACGATTTATCCCACCCTCAATAATTCTCCCGATATTGCCAAATGCTTAAGCGATCGCATCGCCAGTGGCAAGTTGGGTATGAAGACCGGTGAGGGCTTTTATTCATGGACTGCAGAGACGATGAAGGCGGAACGAGAGCGCTACCAAGAAGCATTGCGTGAAGGCCTGAAGATCATTCAAAAGGATCTGCCAGAGATTAAATAA
- a CDS encoding D-isomer specific 2-hydroxyacid dehydrogenase, NAD-binding protein: MIPVNSVLQVGQFPEVMQTAIDQRITPVRYPDLNASLPPCCYESILIRSNTQLPIELLEKLPSVKMVATCGVGYDNLPLDYLKEKGIKASNTPGVLNDAVCELAIGMLFGLLRRIPQAHEFVKSSAWSKGLFTVTTTLAGKQVGIAGMGRIGQDLAKRLEPFKVKIAYTGPSRKEVPYEYFADIKSLANSSDVLFLACPASPDTEKMVDAEVLKALGTKGYLINIARGSVVDEAALLVALQQKEIAGAALDVFENEPNPNPGFLNIDNVLLTPHIGSATSETRQLMTNLAIDNLEAFYNKKPLLTEVQN; encoded by the coding sequence ATGATCCCAGTCAATTCGGTACTGCAGGTCGGGCAATTTCCAGAGGTAATGCAAACGGCAATAGACCAGCGCATTACCCCGGTTCGCTACCCAGATCTCAACGCCAGCCTCCCGCCTTGCTGTTACGAGAGCATTTTGATTCGCTCAAATACTCAGCTACCCATCGAATTACTTGAGAAACTCCCCTCGGTAAAGATGGTGGCTACCTGTGGTGTGGGCTATGACAACCTGCCACTGGACTACCTTAAGGAAAAAGGCATCAAGGCCAGCAATACCCCAGGTGTTCTTAATGACGCGGTTTGCGAGCTCGCCATTGGCATGCTCTTTGGTTTATTGCGCCGCATACCGCAGGCGCATGAGTTTGTTAAAAGCTCGGCTTGGTCCAAGGGTTTATTTACAGTCACCACGACGCTTGCAGGCAAGCAAGTAGGTATCGCCGGCATGGGTCGCATCGGTCAAGACCTCGCTAAGCGCCTAGAACCCTTCAAAGTCAAGATTGCCTACACCGGCCCAAGCCGTAAGGAAGTCCCTTATGAGTACTTTGCCGACATCAAGTCCTTGGCCAATTCCAGCGACGTCCTCTTTCTCGCTTGCCCTGCTAGCCCAGACACTGAAAAAATGGTCGATGCCGAAGTCCTAAAGGCCCTAGGCACAAAGGGATACCTTATCAATATTGCTCGCGGTAGCGTAGTGGATGAAGCTGCACTTTTAGTTGCACTGCAGCAAAAAGAGATTGCCGGTGCAGCGCTAGATGTGTTCGAAAATGAACCAAATCCGAACCCTGGGTTCTTAAATATTGATAATGTCTTACTAACCCCGCATATTGGAAGCGCAACTTCTGAAACGCGACAATTGATGACGAACTTAGCAATAGATAATTTAGAAGCTTTCTATAATAAAAAACCGCTTCTTACTGAAGTGCAAAATTAA